In Roseibium algicola, the DNA window GAGGCAGCACCTGATTGCCGAGGGAGATCCTGAGTCTGCCGAGGCGCTGGTTGATCCGCAACGTCTTGCCCGTGCACTGGAGGTTCTGCTGGCAACCGGCCGCCCTTTGAAGGCGTGGCAACAGCACGCCCAGTCTTCGCCTCTTCTCAAGCCGCAGGCGTGTCACCGGATCGTTCTGGCACCGCCGCGGCCCTGGCTGCATGATCGTATCGAGCAACGGGCAAGGTTGATGGTTTGCGAAGAAGGCTTCAATGAAGTGCGGGCCCTGCTTGAACAAGGCCTATCGGATAAGTTGCCAGCGATGAGGGCAATCGGCGTGCCGGAACTTGGCGCCTATCTTGCCGGAAAAGCCGATTATGCAGAATCCATCCACAGGCTGACTGTTGCAACGCGTCAATACGCAAAGCGTCAGGAAACCTGGTTTCGCAACCAGATGTCGGATTGGCAACGGGTTGATCCTTCAAACCTAATTGAGATGGAGGCCTTTCTCCGAACGGTTTGACGGCTCAGCGTCAACTTCTGATGTGTGCGGTGCAGCAGTGGTGTGAGCGTAACTCTTTGGTATTGCGAATATATTTTTGTCAAAATTGATCTTATACTTTTGTCTGCCATGGCAATGGCACAATTCAGGGTTACATGGCTAACATGCGTTCGGTGGCGGGATTCGCCGCCGCTTGTAAGGCCTGAAGAAATCCTAGACTGGGAGGTCACGGTGCAGACGATCATACTCGAATGCGGTTCAGTGCGGCTCGTCCCTTTCAAGCCAACCGATATTCATCTCGTCAAAGATCTTCACTCCGATCCTTACGGCAACCGATGTACAGAATATTCCACCAATTGCACCGTCGTTGATGCGGAAGAACTGGTGCGGTCTGCTCAGCAGAACCAGGACGACCTCGGGTTTGCCAAGTGGAAGGCGGTGTCTTCCGATGGGGCATTTCTGGGCTGGGCCGGGTTTACGCCTGTCAGCGAAACTTCCGAGATCAGTCTGAACTATTGCCTGCGTCTCGACGTGCTGGATCAGGACTCGGATCTGCCCAAACGCCTTTGTGCCGCCTTGTCAGACTGGTTCTTCGAAAACACCTATTTTTCCCATCTGGTCGCTGTGGTGCGCACCGACAACCGGACCATGCGAGAAGTGGTCAAGGGCAACGGTTTCTATCACCGCGAGAGCAAAGTGATCGAAGGCATGCAGGCGGACGTGTTTCAGCTCCTGAGCCCGTCTATGCAATCCTATCTCATGAGTGCTTAGGCATTTTCGAGGCTTACGGGACCTCGGGAAATGCGTCGGGACCGTGTCTGCCACGGTCCCTTTTTTTGAGAGTGACCCATTTGAACACACCCATTCTGACAACAGGCAGGCTGCGCCTGTTGCCTTTTTCCGAAGATGACTTCCCATTGTTGCAGGACCTTCATTCAGATCCGGAGGTCAATCGCTATCTGTCTCCGGGACCGGCGATCATGGATCCGGCGGAAGTGCGCCGGCGGCTGGCGAATTACGTCGGCGATCACCGGGTCACCGGGATGTCCAAATGGAAACTGGAGACGGTTGAGGGAGCCTTTATCGGCCGGGCGGGGTTCTCGTTCGAAAGGAACCCGGAAGGCTATGAACTTGGCTACAGCCTGAAACGGTCAGCCTGGGGGCAGGGCTATGCGAGCGAGATCGCGCGGGCTCTTGTCGGTTGGTTCTTCGACACAACACAGAACGATCACATGCTTGCCTATGCAGTTGCGGAACATAAGGCTTCGCAGCGGGTGATGCAGAAGGCAGGACTGCATTTCTGGCGAGAAATACGAAAGCACGGATTGCATTGCCGGTTCTACCGGATCACGCGCCGGCAATATCTTCAGTCTCTGGAGCCTGGCACGGGCGGTTGATCGCTTGAGTGCGATTGGTCGCCATCAAACGCCGGCAGCCTGCAAGGCGGCGGGCAGGGCGGCCGCTGTCACGGTTTCGGCAAGGGCCTCATCCGACATGGCCCGTGCCGTGGTCAGTCCTCCAATCAGGAGACTGAGAAAAACCCAGGCGCGGTTCCGCCGTTCAGACGGGGTGCCTTCCTTGAGCCCCTCGGCAACGAGTGACGCTATTTCCTGCATCTTGTCATCATAGAGTTTGCGGGTCTCAGGCTTGGCCCGTGCGACATCGGGCGATAGAGCGGTCATCGCACAGCCGCAGGCGCGGTCCTGCCGATGCGCCGTGCCGAGATAATACCGTGCAAATGCCTCGACCCATTTGTCGCCGAAACGTTCCCGGTAGTCAGGAATGGTGGTGATTACTTCGTCCAGTCCCTGTTCCAGCGCGGCGTGAAAGGCCCCGTCCTTTGATCCCAGGTGCGCGTAGAATGCACCCGAAGTAGCACCCGCCGCCTTTGCGATCGCGTCGACACCAACCCCGGAATATCCTTCGCTCCGGAAGGCCCTGCTTGATGCGTTGAGCAAGGCTTTTTGGGTTTCTGCCTTGCGAAGTTGTTGTTTTGCCATGCGGTTCTCTCGATTAAAGAACGATCGTTATATATTTTATTGACTTCATAACGATCGTTACATAAATAGAGTGCGTCAGAAAATATAACGAACGTTATATTTAATCGAGAGGAACGGAAATGCCACTTGCACTCAATTACACCCAGGGCGTGATGAGCGAAGATGCCGGTTTGAAAGCAGGCAGGAAAATCACCGAAGCCTTCCTGAAATGGCACGGGCTTGGTGGCAACAAGGTCATGACCCCCAACGTGACCATGCAGATACAGGCACTGCCGAAGAACGGGGCGCTGTCCGGCGGCGAGCCGGTGGAAGGGGCCTGGCTGGAATGCAAGACGCCAAGTTTTGCCCTGGCTGCGCGGGACGTCCAGGTCGGGTTCTTCAAGGAAGCAACAGACATCATCGCCGCGGCGGCGGAAGGGCGTTTGCCACGGGACCACATCTATTCAAACGTGGTGCACACTGTGGACGGGACCTGGAACCTGGACGGCGAAGCCATGACCAACAGCCAGCTTTCCGAACGGATTTCGCAGGGTTGACGTCACAACACGGTTTGAAAAGGGGCCGCTTCTGCGGCCCTTTTGGCAGATCCAGGGGCTTTTTGCCGGCAGGTAACGGGAGAATTCAGGAAACCGGTCCGCTCTCGAGTGAGCCGAGAAATCGCTTCAACTGGCGTGGACGGATGAAGACATGGCTCACTCCGGAGAACACCCTGATGCTTTCCAGATCACGTTCCCGCCGCGTCCGCCTGTAGTTCAGAACGAACTTGAAAAACGGCCAGTCGAAGCGCTCCAGGCAGCCATCCGGCAATTCGCCGCTGCGGGTGCCACCGCGGCCGAGAACGGAGCGCTTAAGCACTCTCGTCGCACAGAGAAACGTCTTAAAATCGAGGTAGATGAGCGTATCGGCTGCTTTCAGGCGAAGGTCCAGGGTGCTGCCGTAGTTGCCGTCCATGATCCAGCGCGGGCGAGCGATCAGCTCTTTCATGGTGGCGCGCCAGACTTCGGGGGAAGGGCGCTGCCAACCCGGTTGCCAGTAATGACTGTCCAGATGAATGACGGGCAGGCCGGTCAGGTCGCTCAAGGTTCGGGCCGCACGGGACTTGCCGGCCCCCGGGCATCCGGCGATCACCACGCGCTTCATCTCTCCGTCTGTGCCAAGGCTTTCCACCCGTTTGTCCTCCCCGACAAAACAAAGCCTCCTGAACCTTACCGGAAAATCGGTGGTGCAGGAGGCTTTTCGTGTCAGGTCCGAAATCGGGCGACAATACAGTCACCGTGATCCGGAGCTTTTGGTGGTTCCGGCGTTAGACGGCAGCAAGCGCGCCCGGGTTGCCGGTCTGCTGGCGCAGGGCCAGCTTGTTCATGGCCGAAACATAGGCACGGGCGGAAGCGACCAGTGTGTCGGTGTCCGCTCCCTTGCCCGTGGCAATGCGGCCGCCGGCTTCCAGGCGCACGGACACTTCGGCCTGTGCGTCGGTGCCTTCGGTCACCGCATGCACCTGGTACAGCGACAGCTTGGCTTCATGCGGCACGATTGCCTTGATGGCGTTGAACGTGGCGTCGACAGGACCGTCGCCCGTGGCTTCCTTGGTGACGTGCTGGCCGTTGACGTCCATGGTCAGGATCGCCTTCTGCGGGCCACCTGTACCGGCAATTACCGTCAGCGCAATCACCTTGGTGCTTTCGCCCAGGATGCTGATTTCGTCCTCGACCAGGGCTTCGATG includes these proteins:
- a CDS encoding 4-oxalocrotonate tautomerase, producing MPLALNYTQGVMSEDAGLKAGRKITEAFLKWHGLGGNKVMTPNVTMQIQALPKNGALSGGEPVEGAWLECKTPSFALAARDVQVGFFKEATDIIAAAAEGRLPRDHIYSNVVHTVDGTWNLDGEAMTNSQLSERISQG
- a CDS encoding TetR/AcrR family transcriptional regulator, with translation MAKQQLRKAETQKALLNASSRAFRSEGYSGVGVDAIAKAAGATSGAFYAHLGSKDGAFHAALEQGLDEVITTIPDYRERFGDKWVEAFARYYLGTAHRQDRACGCAMTALSPDVARAKPETRKLYDDKMQEIASLVAEGLKEGTPSERRNRAWVFLSLLIGGLTTARAMSDEALAETVTAAALPAALQAAGV
- a CDS encoding GNAT family N-acetyltransferase, coding for MQTIILECGSVRLVPFKPTDIHLVKDLHSDPYGNRCTEYSTNCTVVDAEELVRSAQQNQDDLGFAKWKAVSSDGAFLGWAGFTPVSETSEISLNYCLRLDVLDQDSDLPKRLCAALSDWFFENTYFSHLVAVVRTDNRTMREVVKGNGFYHRESKVIEGMQADVFQLLSPSMQSYLMSA
- the miaA gene encoding tRNA (adenosine(37)-N6)-dimethylallyltransferase MiaA, whose amino-acid sequence is MATKDMDGSLDDDDGTPATARRAILIAGPTASGKSALALTLAKRLNGVIVNADSMQLYEDLQLVSARPSSAEEAEAPHRLYGVLPASTAFSTGDWLRLAERELQDAWGNGQMPILVGGTGLYFKGLTEGFAEMPGIPEEIRARARSIADTQGVEGLRQHLIAEGDPESAEALVDPQRLARALEVLLATGRPLKAWQQHAQSSPLLKPQACHRIVLAPPRPWLHDRIEQRARLMVCEEGFNEVRALLEQGLSDKLPAMRAIGVPELGAYLAGKADYAESIHRLTVATRQYAKRQETWFRNQMSDWQRVDPSNLIEMEAFLRTV
- a CDS encoding GNAT family N-acetyltransferase; translation: MNTPILTTGRLRLLPFSEDDFPLLQDLHSDPEVNRYLSPGPAIMDPAEVRRRLANYVGDHRVTGMSKWKLETVEGAFIGRAGFSFERNPEGYELGYSLKRSAWGQGYASEIARALVGWFFDTTQNDHMLAYAVAEHKASQRVMQKAGLHFWREIRKHGLHCRFYRITRRQYLQSLEPGTGG